The following coding sequences lie in one Arachis ipaensis cultivar K30076 chromosome B05, Araip1.1, whole genome shotgun sequence genomic window:
- the LOC107643312 gene encoding 60S acidic ribosomal protein P2A, producing MKVIAAYLLAVLGGNAAPSAADLKGILSSVGAEADDDSITLLLSEVKGKDITEVIAAGREKLASVPAGGGGAVAVAAAPSGGAAAPAAAEAKKEEKVEEKEESDEDMGFSLFD from the exons ATGAAGGTCATCGCCGCCTACCTCCTCGCCGTCCTCGGTGGCAATGCCGCTCCTTCCGCCGCCGATCTCAAGGGCATTCTCAGCTCCG TTGGAGCTGAAGCAGATGATGACAGCATAACGCTCCTTTTATCTGAAGTTAAAGGCAAAGACATAACAGAGGTTATTGCCGCCGGAAGGGAAAAGCTTGCGTCGGTGcctgctggtggtggtggtgctgttGCCGTTGCCGCTGCTCCTAGCGGTGGTGCTGCTGCTCCCGCAGCCGCCGAggcaaagaaggaggagaaggtcGAAGAGAAGGAGGAATCAGATG AGGATATGGGATTCAGTCTCTTTGATTAA